A genome region from Mycolicibacterium litorale includes the following:
- a CDS encoding enoyl-CoA hydratase/isomerase family protein, which produces MAEQPVRYEVVDSVAWLTINRPEARNALNNAVRTGLFDAVRRFNDDDAAKVLVLTGVGDKAFCAGGDLKEMAQNALKVPPKDFAPQFGRNIDVAKPTIAAVNGVAFAGGFLLAQQCDLVVAAEHATFAVSEVKVGRGSPWAAPLSWLVPPRVAMQILLTGDPITAERAHQVGLVNEVVPADQLRERTRQLALSIAANAPLSVLASKRTVYLSAQHHLAAAYDLADEIWEPVYLSDDAQEGPTAFREKRAPQWKGR; this is translated from the coding sequence GTGGCCGAGCAACCGGTTCGCTACGAGGTCGTCGACAGCGTGGCCTGGCTGACGATCAACCGGCCCGAGGCGCGCAACGCGCTGAACAACGCTGTGCGCACGGGGCTTTTCGACGCGGTACGCCGCTTCAATGACGACGACGCGGCGAAGGTGCTCGTCCTCACCGGCGTGGGCGATAAGGCGTTCTGCGCCGGCGGGGACTTGAAGGAGATGGCGCAGAACGCGCTCAAGGTGCCCCCGAAGGACTTCGCTCCGCAGTTCGGCCGCAACATCGATGTCGCGAAGCCGACGATCGCGGCCGTCAACGGTGTCGCGTTCGCCGGGGGCTTCCTGCTCGCGCAGCAGTGCGACCTGGTCGTGGCTGCCGAACACGCGACCTTCGCCGTCAGCGAGGTCAAAGTCGGCCGCGGGTCGCCGTGGGCGGCACCGCTATCGTGGCTGGTGCCCCCACGCGTTGCCATGCAGATCCTGCTGACCGGCGACCCGATCACCGCCGAGCGCGCCCACCAGGTCGGCTTAGTCAATGAGGTGGTGCCGGCCGATCAGTTGCGCGAGCGTACCCGGCAGTTGGCGCTCAGCATCGCCGCGAACGCACCGCTATCGGTGCTTGCGTCCAAGCGCACCGTGTACCTCTCGGCACAGCACCACCTCGCCGCCGCCTACGACCTGGCCGACGAGATATGGGAGCCGGTCTATCTGAGCGACGACGCGCAGGAAGGCCCGACGGCGTTCCGCGAGAAGCGCGCACCACAGTGGAAGGGACGCTGA
- a CDS encoding TIGR03084 family metal-binding protein — protein sequence MAVTMQSVIADIEAETAALRELIAPLPEGPRGWDAPTPAVGWAIRDQISHLAFFDDVAVRSATDPDGFSSDYLPMMADGSISPDVIAERYRQMPAADLLAWFDTSRAALVAAFADIAPATRLPWFGPTMSAVSSLTARLMETWAHGQDIVDALGATREATARLRHVAHIGVGARAFSYLANGLDLPADPVRVELTAPDGSVWTWGPADAANRVSGPALDFCLLVTQRRHRDDTALVADGPLADQWLAIAQAFAGPPGGGRVAGQFAGGQR from the coding sequence ATGGCGGTGACCATGCAGTCGGTAATCGCCGACATCGAAGCCGAAACGGCCGCGTTGCGCGAACTCATCGCACCGCTGCCCGAAGGTCCGCGCGGCTGGGACGCGCCGACTCCGGCCGTGGGCTGGGCGATCCGCGACCAGATCAGCCATCTGGCGTTCTTCGACGACGTGGCGGTGCGCTCGGCCACCGACCCCGACGGTTTCAGCAGCGACTACCTGCCGATGATGGCCGACGGAAGCATCTCACCCGACGTCATCGCTGAGCGCTACCGTCAAATGCCGGCTGCCGACCTGCTCGCGTGGTTCGACACGTCGCGTGCAGCCCTCGTTGCGGCGTTCGCGGACATTGCCCCGGCGACCCGCCTGCCGTGGTTCGGGCCGACGATGAGCGCGGTCTCGTCGCTGACAGCGCGACTCATGGAGACCTGGGCGCACGGCCAGGACATCGTCGACGCGCTCGGCGCGACCCGCGAGGCCACGGCACGGCTGCGGCACGTGGCCCACATCGGGGTGGGTGCGCGCGCTTTCAGCTACCTGGCCAACGGTCTGGACCTCCCCGCGGACCCGGTACGCGTCGAGCTGACCGCTCCGGACGGCAGCGTCTGGACGTGGGGGCCAGCCGACGCCGCCAACCGCGTGAGCGGGCCGGCGCTGGACTTTTGCCTGTTGGTGACCCAACGCCGCCACCGCGACGACACCGCTTTGGTCGCCGACGGACCGCTGGCCGACCAGTGGCTCGCGATCGCCCAGGCCTTCGCGGGGCCCCCTGGCGGCGGGCGCGTGGCGGGCCAGTTCGCAGGGGGTCAGCGGTGA
- a CDS encoding acyclic terpene utilization AtuA family protein has translation MSVPVRIGNCSGFYGDRIAAAREMVEGGPIDVLCGDYLAELTMLILAKAQAKDPSGGYARTFLTQMEQVLGTCLDRGIKVVANAGGLNPAGLAAALRELSARLGLTARVAHVEGDDLRGDLHAITPPVGDIKPVSANAYLGAWGITEALHSGADVVVTGRVTDASLVVGPAAWWHAWARADWDRLAGAVVAGHVIECGPQATGGNYAFLDEITDRRYPGFPIAEVAEDGSSVITKHPGTGGLVSVGTVTAQLLYEIAEPAYLGPDVVAHFDTIRLAQQGEHRVAISGTKGSPPPDTLKVALNEVGGFRNTMTMVLTGLDIEAKAAFAEQQLFDVLGGRDAFDEVDVRLLRFDVSDAPTNEQACAHLRVTVKDADPRKVGRAFSGGVMEIALAGFAGFHTTTPPSSETAFGVYRPAYVPRSALTHVLVDADGNRHVIPDPPTGAVPPAGIAPPAKLPAPSGPTRLAPLGSVLGARSGDKGGNANLGLWARDDPGYAWAREYLSVERLRTLLGPETAHLRIERFELPNLRALNVVVHGLLGDGVASSTRPDAQAKGLGEYVRSRVVDVPESLLDTH, from the coding sequence GTGAGCGTCCCGGTCCGCATCGGCAACTGCTCCGGCTTTTACGGCGACCGCATCGCCGCAGCCCGCGAGATGGTCGAGGGCGGACCGATCGACGTCCTGTGCGGTGACTATCTGGCCGAGCTGACCATGCTCATCCTGGCCAAGGCCCAGGCCAAAGACCCGTCCGGCGGGTACGCGCGGACTTTCCTCACCCAAATGGAACAGGTGCTGGGCACCTGTCTCGATCGTGGCATCAAGGTCGTCGCGAACGCGGGCGGGCTGAATCCCGCCGGCTTGGCCGCCGCGTTGCGCGAGCTGTCCGCACGTCTCGGCCTCACCGCGCGCGTCGCGCACGTCGAGGGCGACGACCTACGTGGCGACCTCCACGCAATCACGCCGCCCGTCGGCGACATCAAACCGGTGTCGGCCAACGCCTACCTCGGCGCCTGGGGCATCACCGAGGCGCTGCATTCGGGCGCCGACGTCGTCGTGACCGGCCGGGTCACCGACGCATCCCTCGTGGTCGGTCCCGCGGCCTGGTGGCACGCCTGGGCACGCGCCGACTGGGATCGGCTCGCGGGTGCGGTCGTCGCCGGGCACGTGATCGAGTGCGGCCCTCAGGCGACGGGCGGCAACTACGCGTTCCTCGACGAGATCACCGACCGCCGCTACCCGGGGTTTCCGATCGCCGAGGTCGCCGAGGACGGCTCTTCGGTGATCACGAAGCATCCCGGCACCGGGGGACTGGTCTCAGTCGGCACGGTCACCGCCCAGCTGCTCTACGAGATCGCTGAACCTGCCTACCTCGGCCCCGACGTCGTCGCCCACTTCGACACCATTCGCCTGGCTCAACAGGGTGAGCACCGTGTCGCGATCAGCGGTACGAAAGGCAGTCCGCCGCCGGACACGTTGAAGGTGGCGCTGAACGAGGTGGGCGGCTTCCGCAACACGATGACCATGGTGCTCACCGGCCTCGACATCGAGGCCAAGGCGGCCTTCGCCGAACAGCAGCTCTTCGACGTTCTCGGCGGACGCGACGCCTTCGACGAAGTCGACGTGCGACTGTTGCGTTTCGACGTCTCCGATGCGCCGACGAACGAGCAAGCCTGCGCGCACCTGCGTGTGACGGTGAAGGACGCCGACCCGCGAAAGGTGGGCCGAGCCTTCTCCGGCGGGGTCATGGAGATCGCCCTGGCTGGTTTCGCCGGCTTCCACACCACCACGCCACCGTCCTCGGAGACCGCGTTCGGCGTCTACCGGCCGGCCTACGTTCCGCGCTCGGCCCTCACGCACGTGCTCGTCGACGCCGACGGCAATCGGCACGTGATCCCTGACCCGCCGACCGGTGCGGTCCCGCCGGCTGGGATCGCCCCGCCCGCGAAGCTGCCGGCGCCATCCGGGCCGACGCGGCTCGCGCCGCTCGGGTCGGTACTCGGTGCGCGGTCCGGAGATAAGGGCGGCAACGCCAACCTCGGACTGTGGGCACGCGACGACCCCGGTTACGCGTGGGCGCGCGAGTACCTGAGCGTCGAGCGGCTGCGCACACTGCTCGGGCCGGAGACGGCGCACCTGCGCATCGAGCGCTTCGAACTGCCGAACCTGCGCGCGCTCAACGTGGTGGTGCACGGCTTGCTCGGTGACGGGGTGGCCTCCTCGACCCGGCCGGACGCGCAGGCCAAGGGGCTCGGGGAGTACGTGCGATCCCGAGTGGTGGACGTTCCCGAATCGCTGCTCGACACACACTAA
- a CDS encoding TetR/AcrR family transcriptional regulator, with amino-acid sequence MAGLRRKLLLEAAADLFARQGFHAVGIDDIGAAAGVSGPAVYRHFQNKDAILRELCDAAMTELLAGARRATNAGTPTEVLHALVDLHAAFGARRRGLLAVYAREHRSLSPLATRALRRRQHRYESFWVDALVRARGDLDRERAQGLVAAVLSLLNASAYMPASLDDATIEAMLAAAAVAALFSRAVTQQVDGAPHRI; translated from the coding sequence GTGGCCGGTTTGCGCCGCAAACTGCTCCTCGAGGCCGCCGCCGACCTGTTCGCGCGGCAAGGCTTTCACGCCGTGGGCATCGACGACATCGGTGCCGCAGCAGGGGTGAGCGGGCCGGCCGTCTACCGGCACTTTCAGAACAAGGACGCGATCCTGCGCGAGTTATGCGACGCCGCCATGACTGAGCTGCTGGCCGGCGCCCGGCGCGCCACCAACGCCGGCACACCGACGGAGGTCCTGCACGCCCTTGTCGACCTACACGCGGCCTTCGGCGCGCGACGACGCGGCCTGTTGGCCGTCTACGCCCGCGAGCACCGCTCGCTGTCGCCGCTGGCGACCCGTGCCCTGCGACGCCGACAGCACAGGTACGAGTCCTTCTGGGTCGACGCGCTCGTACGAGCACGGGGCGATCTGGACCGTGAGCGCGCACAGGGCCTGGTCGCCGCCGTGCTGTCATTGCTCAACGCGTCCGCGTACATGCCGGCGTCGCTGGACGACGCGACGATTGAGGCGATGCTGGCCGCCGCGGCCGTTGCGGCGCTGTTCAGCCGCGCGGTTACACAGCAGGTAGACGGCGCCCCGCACCGGATTTAG
- a CDS encoding acyl-CoA synthetase yields MQLGIGQWVSRRAFLNGGRTALISNGAHITYADLDRRTNQVAAALIALGVRKGDRVAMLLVNSTEFIEVLLGCAKIGALAVPLNVRLAGPEIGYILADSGADVLVFHEPFAAQARSAVTESGVRVRHVVRAGGVPAPGELGYEDVVSGAAPEPLNGDVDGRDPAFIMYTSGTTGRPKGAILTHDNLLWNAINVLGTDIGLRGEDVTVAVAPMFHIGGLGVHTLPLLYVGGTSVIMPSFEPRATLQAMADHHVTVQFMVPAMWTALTQVPDFDSFNLSALRFAMGGGSPVPLTVIDFMRERGVPFTEGFGMTETAPLVTVLDAENVSTRAGSIGRVAMHVDARIVDDDDRDVATDTVGELIVRGPNVFTGYWMKAEASAEALRGGWFHTGDLGRMDAEGFITLVDRKKDMIISGGENVYPIEVEQVLFRHPAVFDAAVIGGKDAKWGERVVAVVVADPATQAPSAEEIVAWCRERLAHFKCPRDVHFVAELPRNATGKLLKTELRAQFTGIEGGVVLR; encoded by the coding sequence ATGCAACTCGGCATCGGTCAGTGGGTGAGCCGGCGCGCCTTCCTCAACGGCGGGCGCACCGCGTTGATCAGCAACGGCGCGCACATCACCTACGCCGACCTCGATCGGCGCACCAACCAGGTCGCCGCCGCACTCATCGCCCTCGGCGTGCGCAAGGGCGATCGGGTCGCGATGCTGCTGGTCAATTCGACCGAGTTCATCGAGGTGCTGCTGGGCTGCGCCAAAATCGGCGCACTTGCAGTTCCGCTCAACGTGCGCCTTGCCGGACCCGAGATCGGCTACATCCTGGCCGACTCAGGCGCCGATGTTCTGGTCTTCCACGAGCCGTTCGCCGCGCAGGCCAGGAGCGCCGTCACCGAGTCCGGAGTCCGCGTGCGCCATGTCGTGCGCGCCGGTGGGGTGCCGGCGCCGGGCGAGCTCGGCTACGAAGACGTCGTCTCGGGCGCCGCGCCCGAACCGCTCAACGGTGACGTCGACGGCCGCGACCCCGCGTTCATCATGTACACGTCGGGGACGACGGGCCGACCCAAGGGCGCGATCCTCACCCACGACAACCTGCTATGGAACGCGATCAACGTCCTCGGCACCGACATCGGCCTGCGGGGCGAGGACGTCACCGTCGCGGTGGCGCCGATGTTCCACATCGGCGGGCTGGGAGTACACACCCTGCCGCTGTTGTACGTCGGCGGCACCAGCGTGATCATGCCGTCCTTCGAGCCGCGAGCGACGTTACAGGCGATGGCCGACCACCACGTCACGGTCCAGTTCATGGTGCCGGCCATGTGGACCGCACTCACACAGGTGCCCGACTTCGACTCCTTCAACCTGTCTGCGCTGCGTTTCGCCATGGGCGGCGGGTCGCCCGTCCCCCTCACGGTCATCGACTTCATGCGCGAGCGAGGCGTGCCCTTCACCGAGGGCTTCGGCATGACCGAGACCGCTCCCTTGGTGACCGTCCTCGACGCCGAGAACGTCAGCACGCGGGCCGGGTCGATCGGCCGCGTCGCAATGCATGTCGACGCCCGCATCGTCGACGACGACGACCGCGACGTCGCGACCGACACCGTGGGCGAACTGATCGTGCGCGGCCCGAATGTGTTCACCGGCTACTGGATGAAGGCCGAGGCGAGCGCCGAGGCGTTACGCGGGGGCTGGTTCCACACGGGCGACCTCGGGCGCATGGACGCCGAGGGCTTCATCACCCTCGTCGACCGCAAGAAGGACATGATCATCTCCGGCGGCGAGAACGTCTACCCGATCGAGGTCGAGCAGGTTCTCTTCCGCCACCCGGCGGTGTTCGACGCCGCCGTGATCGGCGGTAAGGACGCGAAGTGGGGCGAACGCGTCGTCGCGGTCGTGGTCGCCGACCCGGCGACACAGGCGCCGAGCGCCGAGGAGATCGTAGCGTGGTGCCGGGAGCGGCTGGCACACTTCAAGTGTCCGCGTGACGTGCACTTCGTCGCCGAACTGCCGCGCAATGCCACCGGCAAGCTGCTCAAGACCGAGCTGCGCGCGCAGTTCACGGGCATCGAGGGCGGAGTCGTTTTGCGCTGA
- a CDS encoding acyl-CoA dehydrogenase family protein: protein MELHETEERQDLRKAVAEIAKDFGHEYYLEKSLAGGKSTELWQAVGKQGFLGVNLSEQYGGGGGGIYDMQIVGEELAAAGCPLLMTVVSPTICGTIIQAFGSEELKQQWLPGIASGETIMAFAITEPDAGSNSHNISTTAKRDGDDWVINGTKYYISGVDEAEAILVVTRTSTNDSGRGLLSLLVVPTDVPGLTKSLIPVQAVTPEKQFTLFFDDVRVPAANLIGAENEGLRQVFMGLNPERIMGAALGNGIGRYALDKAADYARNRHVWGTPIGSHQGVSHPLAHAKIQVELARLMTQRAASLHDAGDPGSGEASNMAKYAAAEAGILALDQAIQTHGGNGMATEYGLATLWGPARLMRTAPISREMILNFVAQHSLKLPASY, encoded by the coding sequence ATGGAATTGCACGAGACAGAGGAACGTCAGGACCTGCGCAAGGCGGTCGCCGAGATCGCCAAGGACTTCGGACACGAGTACTACCTGGAAAAGTCGCTGGCCGGCGGGAAGAGCACCGAGCTGTGGCAGGCCGTGGGCAAACAGGGCTTCCTCGGGGTGAACCTTTCCGAGCAGTACGGCGGCGGCGGCGGCGGCATCTACGACATGCAGATCGTCGGTGAGGAGCTCGCCGCGGCGGGCTGCCCGCTGCTGATGACCGTCGTCTCGCCGACCATCTGCGGCACGATCATCCAGGCATTCGGCAGTGAGGAACTCAAGCAGCAGTGGCTGCCGGGCATCGCCAGCGGCGAGACGATCATGGCATTCGCGATCACCGAGCCGGACGCGGGCTCGAACTCGCACAACATCTCCACGACCGCGAAACGCGACGGCGACGACTGGGTCATCAACGGCACCAAGTACTACATTTCTGGTGTCGACGAAGCCGAAGCGATCCTGGTCGTCACCCGAACGTCTACCAACGACAGTGGTCGCGGACTACTCAGCTTGCTCGTCGTGCCCACCGATGTCCCCGGGCTCACCAAGTCACTCATCCCGGTGCAGGCGGTCACTCCAGAGAAGCAGTTCACTCTATTCTTCGATGACGTCCGCGTGCCGGCCGCCAACCTTATCGGCGCGGAGAACGAGGGCCTGCGCCAGGTCTTCATGGGCCTGAACCCGGAGCGAATCATGGGGGCGGCGCTCGGCAACGGCATCGGTCGCTACGCGCTGGATAAAGCCGCCGATTACGCCCGCAACCGCCACGTGTGGGGAACGCCGATCGGCTCGCACCAAGGCGTATCGCACCCGCTCGCCCACGCCAAGATCCAGGTTGAGCTGGCCCGGTTGATGACTCAGCGTGCCGCCTCCCTGCACGACGCCGGCGATCCGGGGTCGGGTGAGGCGTCGAACATGGCGAAATATGCCGCAGCCGAGGCGGGCATCCTGGCGCTCGACCAGGCGATTCAAACCCACGGCGGCAACGGCATGGCCACCGAGTACGGCCTCGCCACGTTGTGGGGTCCGGCCCGGCTCATGCGCACCGCGCCGATCAGCCGCGAAATGATCCTCAACTTCGTGGCGCAGCACAGCCTGAAACTGCCCGCGTCCTACTGA
- a CDS encoding ATP-binding protein, producing MPKIRKVLVANRGEIARRVFRTCRDLGIATVAVYSDADADAWHVADADEAVHLPGSSAAETYLDIHRIIAAASLTGADAVHPGYGFLSENAGFARACAAADLVFIGPPPGAIDAMGSKLQAKKTMSDAGVPVLPGGDTTGLSAEQLAKLAADVGYPVLVKASAGGGGRGMRIVASPDELDEAVTSASREAAAAFADGTVFLERYVQRPRHVEIQIMADTHGNVVSLFERECSVQRRHQKVIEEAPSPVVDDALRARMSEAAIAAARAVGYVGAGTVEFVYDAAQDGKADSFAFLEMNTRLQVEHPVTELITGLDLVRAQLLVAMGRPLPEEMHNPRIRGHAVEARLCAEDPADDYRPCTGTLRTLDVPALAGVRVDSGFRAGSVISHYYDSLLAKVIAWAPTRDEALASLSAALAGARIHGVTTNRNLLVRVLRHDEFAGRGTDTGFLDRHDVAQLGAALPDTQSERLHAVAATVAGVAARRAVATLQATLPAGWRNNPSQPQTTTWQTQGGREVRVGYTLGSTGTCLQVDDEPLADVEVVEGSSERVVLRVDGVRRTYDVVLDGDVAHLDSVAGYSALRLAPRFVDPSTLNPPGSLTAPMPGSVIRLPVAEGETVSAGQTLVVLEAMKMEHTVASPIDGVLSALPVQVGHQVSSGDVLAVVEAVDGGEVASDATEL from the coding sequence ATGCCCAAGATCCGCAAGGTCCTGGTCGCCAACCGTGGCGAGATCGCGCGGCGGGTGTTCCGCACTTGCCGCGATCTCGGGATCGCCACCGTCGCGGTCTATTCCGACGCCGACGCCGACGCGTGGCACGTCGCCGACGCCGACGAGGCCGTGCACCTTCCCGGCTCGTCTGCCGCCGAGACCTACCTCGACATCCACCGGATCATCGCCGCTGCCTCGCTCACCGGCGCGGACGCAGTACACCCCGGCTACGGCTTCCTTTCGGAAAACGCCGGGTTCGCGCGCGCCTGTGCCGCCGCCGACCTCGTCTTCATCGGTCCGCCGCCCGGGGCGATCGACGCGATGGGCTCGAAGCTGCAGGCCAAGAAGACGATGTCCGACGCGGGGGTGCCTGTGCTGCCCGGTGGCGACACGACGGGGCTATCGGCCGAGCAGCTGGCGAAGCTGGCCGCCGACGTCGGCTACCCCGTGCTGGTCAAGGCCAGCGCCGGCGGCGGTGGCCGAGGCATGCGCATTGTCGCGTCGCCGGACGAGCTCGACGAAGCGGTCACCTCCGCTTCGCGTGAGGCCGCCGCCGCGTTCGCCGACGGCACCGTCTTCCTCGAGCGTTACGTCCAGCGCCCACGCCACGTCGAGATCCAGATCATGGCCGACACGCACGGAAACGTCGTCTCTCTGTTCGAGCGCGAGTGCTCCGTGCAGCGTCGACACCAGAAGGTGATCGAGGAGGCGCCGTCACCGGTCGTCGACGACGCGTTGCGCGCTCGGATGAGCGAGGCCGCCATCGCCGCCGCGCGCGCCGTCGGCTACGTAGGCGCCGGGACGGTCGAGTTCGTCTACGACGCCGCTCAGGATGGCAAAGCCGACTCCTTCGCCTTCCTAGAGATGAACACCCGGCTGCAGGTCGAGCACCCGGTTACCGAGCTGATCACCGGCCTCGACCTGGTGCGTGCCCAGCTGCTCGTAGCCATGGGCCGCCCGCTGCCTGAGGAGATGCACAACCCGCGAATTCGCGGTCACGCGGTCGAGGCCCGGCTGTGCGCCGAGGATCCGGCCGATGACTACCGGCCCTGTACCGGCACCCTGCGCACCTTGGATGTCCCGGCGCTTGCCGGCGTGCGGGTTGACTCGGGTTTTCGTGCCGGTTCGGTCATCAGTCATTACTACGATTCGCTGCTGGCCAAGGTCATCGCGTGGGCACCAACGCGCGACGAGGCACTTGCCAGCCTCTCGGCGGCGCTGGCCGGCGCCCGTATTCACGGCGTGACCACCAATCGCAACCTGCTTGTTCGCGTCCTGCGCCATGACGAGTTCGCCGGGCGGGGCACCGACACTGGGTTCCTTGACCGACACGACGTCGCCCAACTCGGCGCTGCCCTCCCAGACACGCAGTCCGAGCGCCTGCACGCCGTCGCGGCGACCGTGGCCGGGGTGGCCGCGCGGCGTGCCGTCGCAACTCTGCAGGCCACGTTGCCCGCCGGCTGGCGCAACAACCCTTCGCAGCCGCAGACCACAACCTGGCAGACCCAGGGCGGGCGCGAAGTGCGCGTCGGGTACACGTTAGGTTCGACAGGGACCTGCCTGCAGGTCGACGACGAGCCGTTGGCCGACGTCGAGGTTGTCGAGGGCAGTAGCGAGCGGGTGGTGCTGCGCGTCGACGGGGTGCGCCGCACTTATGATGTCGTCCTCGACGGCGATGTTGCCCACCTCGACTCGGTCGCCGGCTACTCCGCCCTGCGGCTGGCGCCACGCTTCGTCGACCCGAGCACTCTGAACCCGCCCGGGTCGCTCACCGCGCCGATGCCGGGCTCGGTGATCCGACTACCGGTCGCCGAGGGCGAGACGGTGTCAGCCGGTCAAACGCTCGTCGTCCTGGAGGCGATGAAGATGGAGCACACCGTCGCGAGCCCGATCGACGGGGTGCTGAGCGCCCTGCCGGTCCAGGTCGGCCATCAGGTCTCGAGCGGTGACGTCCTCGCCGTGGTCGAGGCGGTGGACGGCGGTGAAGTGGCGTCGGACGCCACGGAGCTCTAA
- a CDS encoding acyl-CoA carboxylase subunit beta, whose product MVQVLPDRVDDTAPGYLKNREGLSAQLDTIAEQLALVNGGGGAKYVARHRKRGKLLVRERIELMLDPDTAFLELCPFAAWGSKFPVGGSVVVGIGVVEGIESMIIAHDPTVRGGASNPYTFRKVFRGMAIARENRLPIINIVESGGADLPTQAEIFVPGGQLFHDLTQHSAAGLPTLALVFGNSTAGGAYVPGMCDYVVMVRNRSKVFLGGPPLVKMATGEVSDDESLGGADMHARTSGLADYMAEDEQDAIRIGRRIMARLNWRKNGPGPTTPPHPPVHDPDQLLGIASVDPKVPFDPRDVIARVVDGSAFDEFKPLYGTSLVTGWASIHGFPVGILANARGILFSEEAEKGSQFIQLANQIDTPLIFLQNTTGFMVGAEYEQGGIIKDGAKMINAVSNSTVPHVTITMGASYGAGNYGMCGRSYSPRFLFAWPNSKSAVMGPAQLAGVLSIVARESAADRGLPFDEQADAQMRAAVEEQIERESVALANSGRLYDDGIIDPRDTRTVLGFCLSVIHNGEVRGQRGYGVFRM is encoded by the coding sequence TTGGTACAGGTCCTGCCCGATCGGGTCGACGACACCGCGCCCGGCTATCTCAAGAACCGCGAAGGACTGAGCGCGCAACTCGACACCATCGCGGAGCAACTGGCGCTGGTCAACGGCGGCGGCGGCGCGAAATACGTTGCGCGCCACCGTAAGCGGGGCAAGCTGCTTGTCCGCGAGCGCATCGAGCTGATGCTCGACCCCGACACGGCGTTCCTCGAACTATGCCCCTTCGCCGCCTGGGGCAGTAAGTTCCCCGTCGGCGGTAGCGTGGTGGTAGGCATCGGCGTGGTCGAGGGCATCGAGTCGATGATCATCGCCCACGACCCCACCGTCCGCGGCGGCGCATCGAACCCTTATACCTTCCGCAAGGTGTTCCGCGGCATGGCCATCGCGCGGGAGAACCGACTGCCCATCATCAACATCGTCGAATCTGGCGGCGCCGACCTGCCCACACAGGCAGAGATCTTCGTGCCCGGCGGACAGCTGTTCCACGACTTGACCCAGCACAGCGCAGCGGGGCTGCCGACACTGGCCCTGGTCTTCGGCAACTCGACCGCGGGAGGTGCGTACGTCCCGGGCATGTGCGACTACGTCGTGATGGTGCGCAACCGTTCCAAGGTGTTCCTCGGCGGTCCGCCGCTGGTCAAGATGGCCACGGGCGAGGTCTCCGATGACGAGTCGCTCGGCGGCGCCGACATGCACGCCCGCACCTCGGGGCTGGCCGATTACATGGCCGAGGACGAGCAGGATGCGATCCGCATCGGCCGTCGCATCATGGCGCGGCTCAACTGGCGGAAGAACGGCCCCGGACCCACCACGCCGCCGCACCCACCGGTGCACGACCCCGATCAGCTGCTCGGCATCGCGTCGGTCGATCCGAAGGTGCCCTTCGACCCCCGCGACGTCATCGCCCGAGTGGTCGACGGCTCGGCCTTCGACGAGTTCAAACCTCTCTACGGCACGTCACTCGTCACCGGCTGGGCCTCGATCCACGGCTTCCCGGTCGGCATCCTCGCAAACGCACGGGGCATCCTGTTCAGTGAGGAGGCCGAGAAAGGTTCGCAGTTCATCCAACTGGCAAATCAGATCGACACCCCCCTCATCTTCCTGCAGAACACCACCGGTTTCATGGTCGGTGCCGAGTACGAACAGGGCGGCATCATCAAGGACGGCGCCAAGATGATCAACGCCGTATCAAACAGCACGGTCCCCCACGTGACCATCACCATGGGTGCGTCCTACGGTGCCGGGAACTACGGCATGTGCGGGCGATCGTACTCACCGCGTTTCCTATTCGCTTGGCCTAACTCGAAGTCGGCCGTGATGGGTCCGGCGCAACTGGCCGGAGTGCTGTCCATCGTGGCGCGCGAGTCCGCCGCCGACCGCGGGCTGCCCTTCGACGAGCAGGCCGACGCCCAGATGCGCGCCGCCGTCGAGGAACAGATCGAGCGCGAATCCGTCGCACTGGCCAACAGCGGCCGACTTTACGACGACGGGATCATCGATCCCCGCGATACGCGGACCGTTCTCGGGTTCTGCCTGTCGGTGATCCACAACGGCGAGGTCCGTGGCCAGCGTGGCTACGGCGTGTTCCGGATGTGA